In Urechidicola croceus, a single window of DNA contains:
- a CDS encoding sulfurtransferase, protein MLNISEPLVSVNWLNEHINKPNLIVIDATMKKITWEKNEYENQDIQIKNARFLDIKNVFSDTTASFPNTMLSAQEFQEQARLLGINKDSTIIVYDDIGIYTSPRVWWMFKSMGHDNIAVLDGGLPIWVKAGYTTEKPKKFIGKKGNFIANFNQNFFKNYTNVLQAINIGTEILDARSIDRFDGSKPEPREGLRSGHIPTSKNIHYNDLLNGTLLKPVDDLKKIFASKLKKEDDIIFSCGSGITACILALGATVSGYKKLSVYDGSWTEWGSLSELPIEK, encoded by the coding sequence ATGCTTAATATTTCAGAACCTTTAGTTTCTGTAAATTGGTTAAATGAGCATATCAATAAGCCAAACCTAATAGTTATTGATGCAACGATGAAAAAGATAACTTGGGAGAAAAATGAATATGAAAATCAAGATATTCAGATTAAAAATGCTCGATTTTTAGATATAAAAAATGTGTTTTCTGATACTACAGCATCATTTCCAAATACAATGTTGTCAGCTCAAGAATTTCAGGAACAAGCAAGGTTATTAGGCATTAATAAAGATTCTACTATAATTGTTTATGATGATATTGGAATATACACAAGCCCAAGAGTTTGGTGGATGTTTAAGTCTATGGGGCATGATAATATAGCAGTATTGGATGGAGGGCTTCCTATATGGGTAAAAGCAGGTTATACTACAGAAAAGCCTAAAAAATTTATTGGTAAGAAAGGAAATTTCATAGCAAATTTTAATCAAAATTTCTTCAAAAACTATACAAATGTTTTACAAGCGATTAATATAGGTACTGAAATTTTAGATGCTAGATCTATAGATAGATTTGACGGTTCAAAACCAGAACCTAGAGAAGGATTAAGAAGCGGTCATATCCCAACTTCAAAAAATATTCATTATAACGATTTGTTAAATGGTACTTTATTAAAACCAGTTGACGATTTAAAAAAAATATTTGCTTCTAAATTAAAAAAAGAAGATGACATTATTTTTTCTTGTGGTTCCGGAATAACAGCCTGTATTTTGGCTTTAGGTGCAACAGTTTCAGGTTATAAAAAACTATCAGTTTATGATGGTTCTTGGACAGAATGGGGAAGTTTATCAGAGTTACCAATTGAAAAATAG
- a CDS encoding thiol-disulfide oxidoreductase DCC family protein yields the protein MKNIPQQPLLFFDGVCNLCNSSVQYIIKHDKNNQFTFASLQSDAVKNILLQFEETNSKLDSILLIHNDKIYSKSSAILRVAKILGGFHKMAYFFIVIPKPLRNWMYDFIAKNRYKWFGQRESCMVPSSQLKNRFLS from the coding sequence GTGAAAAACATTCCTCAACAGCCGCTGCTATTTTTTGATGGTGTTTGCAATCTTTGCAATTCATCTGTTCAATACATTATAAAGCATGATAAAAATAATCAGTTTACATTCGCTTCTTTACAATCAGACGCTGTAAAAAATATTTTGTTACAATTTGAGGAGACAAATTCTAAATTAGATTCAATTTTATTAATTCATAATGATAAAATTTACTCAAAATCATCAGCAATATTAAGGGTTGCGAAAATATTAGGAGGTTTTCATAAAATGGCATATTTTTTTATAGTTATTCCAAAACCTCTTAGAAACTGGATGTATGATTTTATTGCTAAAAATCGATACAAATGGTTTGGACAAAGAGAGAGTTGTATGGTACCATCATCTCAATTAAAAAATAGATTTCTATCTTAA
- a CDS encoding PQQ-dependent sugar dehydrogenase: MKNNYLILLFCIFLLNANAQEVSVESIATGLTNPVDIQNAGDSRLFIVEKSGIIKILNDDYSINPINFLNIEPLVFSIGGEQGLLGLAFHPNYSSNGYFFVNYIDLNGNTVISRFSVSSDPNIGDESTEEVILRVEQPYSNHNGGHIEFGLDGYLYIGLGDGGDGGDPQDRAQNGNTFLGKMLRIDVDNGLPYSIPSDNPFIGNSEVLDEIWALGLRNPWKFSFERLTGHLRIADVGQGQNEEVNFVLNGVGGQNYGWRCYEGNSEFNTTGLNCSEGDFTYPIAEYSHTAGRCSITGGFSYYNTEFPALYGLYFFADFCTNEIGSIDDSNELNFSGPFFSGGISTFGLNVDGDIFVATLNDGSSRRNTASIYKIIDAALGVDQYNLNSSIAIFPNPVNDLLHFNISNTDVQISEVRIYDTIGKNILNKTVVGEEENYLDVSSISEGIYQMKIYLTNGNIGNKKIVVR; the protein is encoded by the coding sequence ATGAAAAACAATTACTTAATTTTATTATTCTGTATTTTTTTGTTAAACGCAAATGCACAAGAAGTTTCAGTAGAAAGTATTGCTACGGGCCTTACAAATCCTGTAGATATTCAAAATGCTGGAGATTCACGATTGTTTATTGTAGAAAAGTCGGGTATAATAAAAATTCTAAATGATGATTATAGTATAAACCCAATAAACTTTTTAAACATTGAACCATTAGTTTTTTCTATTGGTGGAGAACAAGGATTATTAGGTTTAGCATTTCATCCAAACTATTCTTCAAATGGCTACTTTTTTGTAAATTATATAGATCTAAATGGAAATACAGTGATTTCTAGATTTTCAGTGTCTTCTGATCCAAATATTGGTGATGAATCTACAGAAGAAGTCATCTTAAGAGTTGAACAACCTTATTCGAATCATAATGGAGGTCATATTGAATTTGGATTGGATGGGTATTTATATATTGGCCTTGGTGATGGCGGTGATGGCGGTGATCCACAAGACAGAGCACAAAACGGAAATACGTTTTTAGGCAAAATGCTAAGAATAGATGTTGATAATGGTTTACCTTATTCTATTCCTTCTGACAATCCATTTATTGGTAATAGTGAAGTTTTAGATGAAATATGGGCATTAGGATTAAGAAATCCTTGGAAATTTTCATTTGAGCGACTAACTGGGCATTTAAGAATTGCTGATGTTGGACAAGGACAAAACGAAGAGGTAAATTTTGTGTTAAATGGAGTTGGTGGTCAAAACTATGGGTGGAGATGTTACGAAGGTAACTCAGAATTTAACACAACAGGTTTAAACTGTTCCGAAGGTGATTTTACATATCCAATAGCAGAATATAGCCATACGGCAGGTAGATGCTCTATAACTGGTGGATTTAGTTACTACAATACCGAATTTCCTGCTTTGTATGGATTGTACTTTTTTGCAGATTTTTGCACCAATGAAATAGGATCCATTGATGACTCTAATGAATTAAATTTTAGCGGTCCTTTTTTTAGTGGTGGGATTTCCACCTTTGGTTTAAATGTAGATGGCGATATTTTTGTTGCAACCTTAAATGATGGTAGTTCTAGGAGAAATACAGCTTCCATATATAAGATTATAGATGCGGCTTTAGGTGTAGATCAATACAATCTCAATTCTTCCATAGCAATTTTTCCAAATCCTGTAAATGATCTACTACATTTTAATATTTCTAATACTGATGTTCAAATTTCAGAGGTTAGAATTTATGATACTATTGGAAAAAATATACTAAATAAAACTGTTGTTGGTGAAGAAGAAAATTACCTAGATGTTTCATCAATTTCAGAAGGAATATATCAAATGAAAATATACTTAACTAATGGAAATATAGGAAATAAAAAAATAGTGGTTCGTTAA
- a CDS encoding N-formylglutamate amidohydrolase, with protein MLRLSIDEIIEKIQLEEIFEAVSDDYSFTLKIDKYVHFICGAVHDGHQFRKSLWNNCLHSEYDRWFEEDPATKEMVQSFPIVIAGCDSRFEYDLNRAPETAIYTDAWGKQLWKNPLPDSERKYSLEKHTNFYRVVDALVRKIEEIFTVAVVYDMHSYNWKRWNREVPTFNLGTGNIDNNRFGDDAESWRKSLSEIKLPHNIKSTSLINDTFQGNGYFLKFITSKFKNTLVLATEVKKVYCDEYMQIMYPEVVRSIEEQLKVLLLLHATKFYSKHRKDL; from the coding sequence ATGTTACGACTTTCTATTGATGAAATAATTGAAAAAATACAATTAGAAGAAATATTTGAGGCTGTTTCAGACGATTATTCTTTTACACTTAAGATTGATAAGTATGTACACTTTATTTGTGGAGCAGTACATGATGGACATCAATTTAGAAAATCACTTTGGAATAACTGTTTGCACTCAGAATATGATCGCTGGTTTGAAGAAGACCCAGCAACTAAAGAAATGGTACAATCATTTCCAATAGTAATTGCTGGTTGTGATTCTCGTTTTGAATACGATTTAAACCGTGCTCCCGAAACTGCTATTTATACTGATGCTTGGGGAAAACAATTGTGGAAAAACCCGCTTCCTGATTCAGAAAGAAAATATAGTTTAGAAAAACACACAAATTTTTATAGAGTAGTTGATGCATTAGTTCGAAAAATTGAAGAAATATTTACTGTTGCTGTAGTTTACGACATGCATTCATATAATTGGAAACGTTGGAATAGGGAAGTACCAACATTTAATTTGGGAACTGGAAATATTGATAATAACCGCTTTGGTGATGATGCAGAATCTTGGCGAAAATCATTATCAGAAATTAAATTACCACACAATATTAAAAGTACTTCATTAATCAATGATACCTTTCAAGGAAATGGATATTTCTTAAAATTTATTACGTCAAAATTCAAAAATACATTAGTTTTGGCAACTGAAGTTAAGAAAGTTTATTGCGATGAATACATGCAAATTATGTATCCAGAAGTTGTACGTTCAATAGAAGAACAATTAAAGGTTTTATTGCTTTTACATGCAACAAAATTTTATAGTAAACACAGAAAAGATTTATGA
- a CDS encoding flavohemoglobin expression-modulating QEGLA motif protein produces the protein MKLTQDKALIDIDNKIDFLVKKIELLNYINPTNIQEQKALFFASKFTVEPKFEYPQVDFNSYELQRALFSVKIEEIDDKVLRNLYEDIIYEYSGLIECIDTIGKGKKFYYNSLRCFGSPKEVDVENAKFILHFENENVSLKSKHRFNVDETEEQFRAYSKRYEFSYSIKHSDKLTAIAMVLNNEQSLILNSNYTFSQADIDILTNHEIGVHMVTTMNALRNPLKIFSHGFPNNTETQEGLAVFSEFMSDSLNMSRLKRIAYRVLAVDSLAKGYTFSKTFRMLCNYGMSEEGAYTVSVRVHRGGGFTKDYLYLTGLRNIYDFYSKGFDLKPLLTGKVSLEYIDSIEYLIDNGFAVPSKHITDSYQKNSNTNKNIAFILENLK, from the coding sequence ATGAAGTTGACACAAGATAAAGCATTAATTGATATAGATAATAAAATAGATTTTTTAGTAAAAAAAATTGAACTTTTAAACTACATCAACCCTACAAATATCCAAGAGCAAAAAGCACTATTTTTTGCCTCAAAATTTACAGTTGAACCAAAATTTGAATATCCACAAGTTGATTTTAACTCCTATGAACTGCAAAGAGCACTTTTTTCAGTTAAAATTGAAGAAATTGATGATAAAGTACTTCGCAATTTATATGAGGACATTATTTATGAATACTCAGGTCTAATAGAATGTATTGATACGATTGGAAAAGGTAAAAAATTCTATTATAATAGTCTACGATGTTTTGGTTCTCCAAAAGAAGTAGATGTTGAGAATGCTAAATTTATACTCCATTTTGAAAACGAAAATGTTTCATTAAAGTCCAAACATCGTTTTAATGTCGATGAAACTGAAGAGCAATTTAGAGCATATTCTAAACGTTATGAATTTTCTTATTCTATAAAGCATTCAGATAAATTAACTGCTATTGCCATGGTTTTGAATAATGAACAATCTTTGATTTTAAATTCAAACTACACTTTTTCTCAGGCAGATATTGATATATTAACCAATCATGAGATTGGAGTCCATATGGTTACTACTATGAACGCTTTACGTAACCCCTTGAAGATTTTTTCTCATGGATTCCCAAATAATACCGAAACACAAGAAGGCTTGGCAGTCTTTTCAGAATTTATGTCTGATAGTTTAAATATGAGTCGTCTAAAACGAATAGCATATCGTGTTTTGGCTGTTGATTCTTTAGCAAAAGGGTATACTTTCTCTAAGACATTTAGAATGTTGTGCAACTATGGAATGTCAGAAGAAGGTGCATATACCGTATCAGTTCGTGTACATCGAGGTGGTGGATTTACCAAGGATTATTTATATTTAACAGGGCTTAGGAATATATATGACTTTTACAGCAAAGGTTTTGATTTAAAACCATTATTGACAGGAAAGGTTTCACTTGAATATATTGATTCAATAGAATATTTAATTGATAACGGCTTTGCAGTTCCTTCAAAGCATATTACAGATTCTTATCAAAAGAACAGTAATACCAATAAAAATATAGCGTTTATCTTAGAAAATTTAAAATAA